One Coregonus clupeaformis isolate EN_2021a chromosome 33, ASM2061545v1, whole genome shotgun sequence DNA window includes the following coding sequences:
- the LOC121548856 gene encoding alpha-1,6-mannosyl-glycoprotein 2-beta-N-acetylglucosaminyltransferase translates to MRLRFLKKNLLILLGVSFIIATVLITTRVLISDEATGVVAQENMLSDDMAKFQYNSVPELIKSIYNANYKQYVLNADKYPGEPKLVLVIQVHNRPDYLKILIKSLENAAEVHNILLIFSHDYFSEEINDIVQGMTFCKVLQIYFPYSTQLYPSEFPGQDSRDCPRDISKDDALKTGCLNAEHPDSYGHYREASITQIKHHWWWKLHFVWERVQALQGYSGFVVFLEEDNFILPDFYHLFKEMVGYRKSSCPDCDMLALGNHNGLAEFDKLSNKVQTAGWMSTKHNIGMGISREVYYKLMGCNNDFCSYDDYNWDWTLQHLSGTCISKPLKVLVAQGSRVLHTGNCGLHQNKEACRPELALKKAQESLKLAKASLFPQSLSLTNADTVEHKAHIKNGGWGDIRDHVLCNNYAKRL, encoded by the coding sequence ATGAGGTTACGATTTCTCAAAAAGAACCTGCTCATTCTCCTGGGTGTTTCTTTTATTATTGCCACTGTCCTGATCACAACACGTGTTTTAATTTCTGATGAAGCCACGGGTGTTGTCGCGCAGGAAAACATGTTGTCTGATGACATGGCAAAGTTTCAGTACAATTCTGTTCCGGAATTGATTAAGTCGATTTACAATGCCAATTACAAGCAATACGTTCTGAATGCGGACAAGTATCCCGGGGAGCCTAAATTGGTCCTGGTTATTCAGGTTCACAACAGACCAGACTACCTCAAAATACTCATCAAGTCATTGGAAAATGCAGCTGAGGTCCACAACATTCTGCTGATTTTCAGCCATGACTATTTTTCAGAGGAAATCAATGACATAGTGCAAGGGATGACTTTCTGCAAGGTCTTACAAATATACTTCCCCTACAGCACACAGCTCTATCCCAGTGAGTTTCCTGGGCAGGATTCACGAGACTGTCCACGAGACATATCCAAGGACGATGCTTTAAAAACAGGATGCCTCAACGCTGAGCATCCAGATTCATATGGCCACTATAGGGAAGCCTCCATCACACAGATCAAACACCACTGGTGGTGGAAACTTCACTTTGTGTGGGAGCGAGTGCAGGCTCTGCAGGGTTACAGTGGCTTTGTTGTTTTCCTCGAGGAGGATAACTTCATCTTGCCCGACTTCTACCACCTCTTCAAGGAGATGGTTGGATACAGGAAGAGCAGCTGCCCTGACTGTGACATGTTAGCACTAGGCAACCACAACGGCCTGGCAGAGTTTGATAAGCTCAGCAACAAGGTGCAGACTGCCGGGTGGATGTCTACCAAGCACAACATTGGCATGGGCATCTCCAGAGAGGTGTACTACAAGCTAATGGGGTGCAACAATGACTTCTGCTCCTACGATGACTACAACTGGGACTGGACCCTCCAGCACCTGTCAGGGACTTGCATCTCCAAGCCACTCAAAGTGCTGGTTGCCCAGGGGTCCAGGGTTCTTCATACTGGTAACTGTGGGCTGCACCAGAACAAGGAGGCCTGTCGCCCCGAGCTGGCCCTAAAGAAAGCACAGGAGTCCCTTAAGCTTGCCAAAGCCTCCCTCTTCCCTCAGTCCCTGTCCCTAACAAATGCAGATACAGTGGAGCACAAGGCTCACATTAAAAACGGAGGGTGGGGTGATATCCGTGACCATGTCCTTTGTAATAACTATGCCAAACGTCTATGA